DNA sequence from the Streptomyces sp. HUAS 15-9 genome:
GTGTGATCCACGGATGGGGCTGCGGGCCCTCGCCCGCTGCCCGGCTGTCGGGGAATGGGGTCTGTGTGCTGTCCAACTCTGCTCACTCCGCTGTGTCGGCCCGTACCGGCGGTACCGGAATCAGCTGTGCCCGGAATCAGTCGTACCGGAAGCAGCGTAACGGGATGCGAGCCGATTTTCTGCAATAGTGGCCCCTTTTCTCGGCACATGAGAAACCAGGGACTTCGCGGTGGTCGGCGATTGGTCGGCGATATTTCTCGGCCACCGAGAAAACGGGCGGGTTTTCTCGGCGGCCGAGAATGCGCAGGTGGCGGGCGGTCAATAAATGATTGACGGATGGTCGGGACGTCTTGTTACGCTACTCGTGCCGGATTTTCATCCGGAGATCTTTGTTGGTGGACGGGGGCTTTCGTGTATGACGTCATTGTTGTAGGCGGGCGAATATCCGGCGCATCCACGGCTCTGCTGCTGGCGCGGCGCGGCCACCGGGTGCTGCTGGTCGACCGGGCGCGTTTTCCGAGCCCGACGTCGTCGTCCACGAATCTCATCCATCCACCGGGCGTCCAGCGGCTCACGCAATGGGGCGTCCTGGACCGGCTGGGCGGCCACGCGATTCCGCGGATCAGCCGTTACCGTCTGGAGAGCGGACCGGTCCGGCTCGAGGCCCAGCTGCCCGCCGTCGAGGACGTGGACTACGCGCTGTCGCCGCCTCGCGTCGAGCTGGACGAGGCACTGGTGCGCTGCGCTGCCGACGCCGGCGCCGAAGTGCGCGAGGAGACCTCCGTCCAGGAGTTGCTGCGCGACGCCGACGGCACCGTCGTCGGTGTCGTGGGCACCGCCAAGGGCTCGGGCCGCTTCCAGGAGAAGGCAACCGTCGTCATCGGCGCCGACGGCAAGAACTCCAAGGTGGCCCGGCTGACCGGCGCCGACCTGTACCGCGCGGAACCGGTGCTGAGCAAGAGCCTGTGGACGTACTGGGAGGGGCTGCCGCAGACCTCGCTCGTCCGCACCTACCGCAAGAACCGCCGGCATCCCTTCACCTGGCCCACCCACGACGGGCTGTCCATCGTCGGAGTGGCCTGGCCCACGGCGGACTTCCCCTCACCGGGCAGCGACGAGGCGACCGACCGGACGGTCATCGCCGCCCTGGCCGACGTCGACCCGGAGCTCGCCGAAGAGGTCCGGGCGGGCCGGCGGGCCGGTCGCTGGCTCACCGGTTCCGTCCCCAACTTCCTGCGCACTCCGCACGGTCCGGGCTGGGCCCTCGTGGGGGACGCCTCCGCCACCCGGGACCCGATCACCGCGTCCGGCATCACCCATGCCGTGCTGGGTGCCGAACTCCTCGCGGACGCCGTGCACCGGGGCCTGTCGGGCGGCCGTGGCATGGACCTGGAGCTGGCGTCGTACGCCCGAGCCCGGGACGCGCTCGTAGGGGACCACTACGACTACACCCGGGACTACGCGCGCATCCTCGACCACACGCCGGAGGAGCGGGCGCTCATCGAGGCGATGAGCCGCAGCCCCTGGCACGCGCGCGGCATGATCGGCTTGTTCGCCACGGTCGTTCCGCCGACCGAGTTCTACTCCCGTCGTACCTTCCGCGAACTGTTCGACTTCCTCGACGAGGGCGGACTCCCGCCGAAGATCCGCATGTTGCGCTGGCTGCTGCACGCCGTCCCCGGCCGGCCGGAGGCCACGGCCCGGCTCGCCGACCGGCTGCTGGCGGCCCGGCTCGGCCTGATGGGTGAGCTCCTCCTGCGCAGCACGGCCGTCTGAGCCGCGCCCAAGTACGACCCGGCCCTTTTCTGCCCCTCGACGACACGCACGCGCACCGACGCCGTTGTGCGGCTGCTCGGGGCACAGCCTCGTGACACCTCGTTCTGGAGGACTCTCACCATGACCGGTACGCAGCAGTACGCGGGTCCCGTTCTTCTCTTCCCCGGCCAGGGCGGCTTCGACGGTGCCGCGCTGAGCCGCGCGGCCGACGGCTACCCGCAGGTGCGGGCCGTCTTCGAACAGATCGACACCGTGACCCGGCAGTTCCACGGCCGGGACCTGTCCCCGGCTCTGTTCCGCGACACCCCCGTGGAACTGACCGAACTGCTGAAGGACGAGCCCTGGGTGTCCCAGCTCGCCATCTACGGGGCCTCTCTGGCGGCCCACCGTGTGCTGACCGAGCACGGCGTACGGCCGTCCGCCCTGGTCGGCCACAGCCTCGGCGAGATCACGGCGCTGGTGGCGGCGGGCGGCTACTCCGTCGAGGACGGCGCCCGGATCGTACTGCGCCGCACCGCCGCCATCGCCGGGCGGGACGGAGGCACCGGAGCGATGGTCGCACTCGCCGTCTCACCCTCCCGCGCCCGGCACCTGATCGGACTCGTGGACAGCGAGCGCCTCGCCGTCGCCACCGAGAACCATGCCGCGCAGACCGTGCTGAGCGGTGCTCGCGAGGCCATCGACCAGGTCAAGGCCATCGCCGAGCAGCTCAGGATCGGCTGCGCCGAACTGGACGCCGCGTTCGCGTTCCACAACCCTTCGCTCGCCTCCGTCGCACCCGACTTCGCCGCGGCCGTACGGGACCTGCCGCGCGGCACGCTGAGCGTGCCCGTGTACTCGCCGATCCTGCAGCGCTTCTACGACCGGGGTGAGAGCCTCGGCGACCGGCTCGCCGACCACTTCACCCTGCCCGTGCGGTTCTCCTCGGCCATCGCCTTCCTCCACGAGCACGGTGCGCGCACCTTCGTGGAGGCCGGCGGACGCGCCGCCCTCACCTCGCTGGTGCCCAAGATCCTGGGCGCCCCCGACGACCTCACCGCACTGTCCACGCTGTCCGTGGGCCGCGGCAACACCCTGCGGCTGCCCGACACACTGGCCGAGCTCCAGCGGGCGGGCCTGGCGGCCGGCGACGGACTGGAGTCCCTGCGCCAGTACCTGGCGCCCGAGCTGACCGCCGCCGAGTTCTCCACCTTCTGGACCACCACCGGCCACGAGATCACCGCGCTGGTGAACCAGCGGCTGTCGGACTTCCGTACCGCGCCGCAGGACGACGCGGTCGGCACGGCGGACACGGGCGCTGCGGAGCCGGGTGCCGACGGCGTGCCGGGTGCGGCTGTGGTCGGTGTGCCGGGGCGGGACGAGGTGTTCGTGACGGTGCGGGGGTTGTACGCGCGTGCGTTGGAGTACCCGGAGGAGGTGTTCACGCCGGGTGTGCTGCTGGAGGCCGAGTTGGGGGTGGACTCGGTGAAGCAGGTGGAGTTGTTGTCGCGGGCGTCGGAGCACTTCGGGCTGCCGGCGCGGGGTGCGGACTTCCGGCTGGCGGACTTCGAGACGCTCGACAAGATCGCCGACCTCATCCACCACGAACTCGGCGCCCTGCGCGGTGCCGTGGGTGCCGAGCGGCCGGACGCCGGTGCCGAGGGCGTGCCGGGTGCGGCTGTGGTCGGTGTGCCGGGGCGGGACGAGGTGTTCGTGACGGTGCGGGGGTTGTACGCGCGTGCGTTGGAGTACCCGGAGGAGGTGTTCACGCCGGGTGTGCTGCTGGAGGCCGAGTTGGGGGTGGACTCGGTGAAGCAGGTGGAGTTGTTGTCGCGGGCGTCGGAGCACTTCGGGCTGCCGGCGCGGGGTGCGGACTTCCGGCTGGCGGACTTCGAGACGCTCGACAAGATCGCCGACCTCATCCACCACGAACTGAGCGGCCATCGGCTCCAGGGCGCATCGGCGTGAGCGGGCGGACCGGAGGAACGACGTCCATGAAGGACCTGACCGGCAAGATCGCACTCGTCACGGGCGGCGCCCGCAATGTGGGCAAGGCCATCGCGGCCACCCTCGCCGACCATGGCGCCCACGTCCTCGTCAACTACTTCCACTCGCACGAGCAGGCCAAGGAGACGCAGCGCGAACTGCGCGCCCGCGGCGCCCAGGTGGACCTGCTCCGCGCCTCCGTGGCCCGCCCCGAGCAGGTCGACCGGATGTTCGCCGAGATCGATGAGCGGTTCGGGCGGCTCGACATCCTCGTCAACAACGCGGCCGACGGCGCGCTCGTCCCCGGCCCCGAGGTCACCGACGCCCATCTGGACAAGGCCCTCGACACCAACCTCAAGGGCGGCCTGCGCTGCGCCCGGGCGGCCGCCCCGCTGATGCGACGGGCCGGCGGCGGTTCCATCGTGAACATATCCGCCCTCGGCGGCTCACAGCTCGTCATGGCGAACTACCTGG
Encoded proteins:
- a CDS encoding NAD(P)/FAD-dependent oxidoreductase, translating into MYDVIVVGGRISGASTALLLARRGHRVLLVDRARFPSPTSSSTNLIHPPGVQRLTQWGVLDRLGGHAIPRISRYRLESGPVRLEAQLPAVEDVDYALSPPRVELDEALVRCAADAGAEVREETSVQELLRDADGTVVGVVGTAKGSGRFQEKATVVIGADGKNSKVARLTGADLYRAEPVLSKSLWTYWEGLPQTSLVRTYRKNRRHPFTWPTHDGLSIVGVAWPTADFPSPGSDEATDRTVIAALADVDPELAEEVRAGRRAGRWLTGSVPNFLRTPHGPGWALVGDASATRDPITASGITHAVLGAELLADAVHRGLSGGRGMDLELASYARARDALVGDHYDYTRDYARILDHTPEERALIEAMSRSPWHARGMIGLFATVVPPTEFYSRRTFRELFDFLDEGGLPPKIRMLRWLLHAVPGRPEATARLADRLLAARLGLMGELLLRSTAV
- a CDS encoding acyltransferase domain-containing protein translates to MTGTQQYAGPVLLFPGQGGFDGAALSRAADGYPQVRAVFEQIDTVTRQFHGRDLSPALFRDTPVELTELLKDEPWVSQLAIYGASLAAHRVLTEHGVRPSALVGHSLGEITALVAAGGYSVEDGARIVLRRTAAIAGRDGGTGAMVALAVSPSRARHLIGLVDSERLAVATENHAAQTVLSGAREAIDQVKAIAEQLRIGCAELDAAFAFHNPSLASVAPDFAAAVRDLPRGTLSVPVYSPILQRFYDRGESLGDRLADHFTLPVRFSSAIAFLHEHGARTFVEAGGRAALTSLVPKILGAPDDLTALSTLSVGRGNTLRLPDTLAELQRAGLAAGDGLESLRQYLAPELTAAEFSTFWTTTGHEITALVNQRLSDFRTAPQDDAVGTADTGAAEPGADGVPGAAVVGVPGRDEVFVTVRGLYARALEYPEEVFTPGVLLEAELGVDSVKQVELLSRASEHFGLPARGADFRLADFETLDKIADLIHHELGALRGAVGAERPDAGAEGVPGAAVVGVPGRDEVFVTVRGLYARALEYPEEVFTPGVLLEAELGVDSVKQVELLSRASEHFGLPARGADFRLADFETLDKIADLIHHELSGHRLQGASA